Genomic segment of Aerosakkonema funiforme FACHB-1375:
CAAAAATTCATAAATTACTTTCATTACTCGATCGGGATTTTGAGTTAACATTTCATAATCGACTAGGAGTAACATTTCGCTATTTTCGCTATAAAAAGCTTCTTTTAAAGCATTATAAGAAAAGCCTATTAAGCGATCGCCCTGCATTAATGCCTCGGTTCTACTATATACTGTACGGCGTTCTGCTGGGCTACCCAATAGCCTAGAAATATCAAAGGTGTTCTGGCGAAGCAATCGCTCAATACTATCCGCAATCCAAGCAATATTCCTAACACAACAGATTACCTTGGCATAGGGAAATAAATCTTTGATAATAGGCAATTTGCTGCACCAACGCCGATTGGTATCGAAAACGATCTCCTTATCTGCTTGGGGCTGATAATAGCCTGTAAAAATGCCTTGAACGATCGCACGTTTCTGTTGTGTTGAAATAAAAACGGAGTGTTCGCTATCTTCGCCCATTGCTTCGAGCATTTGCTCTATCAAGAGAGAGACTGGGGATGATATAGCAGAATGGAAGCGAGGGTTTTGTCGCAACAATGCGGCCATTAAGGTAGAGCCAGAACGTGGCAAACCTGATATAAAATGGAATTTACAATCTAGCATTCAAATTCCTACTAATTTCATTAGAAAATTTATAATTTTGGAAATAAAGGCAGTCGTATTAATTATTTTAACTAAATCGCTATC
This window contains:
- a CDS encoding sulfotransferase family protein produces the protein MLDCKFHFISGLPRSGSTLMAALLRQNPRFHSAISSPVSLLIEQMLEAMGEDSEHSVFISTQQKRAIVQGIFTGYYQPQADKEIVFDTNRRWCSKLPIIKDLFPYAKVICCVRNIAWIADSIERLLRQNTFDISRLLGSPAERRTVYSRTEALMQGDRLIGFSYNALKEAFYSENSEMLLLVDYEMLTQNPDRVMKVIYEFLGEDFFEHDFDNVEYDEPEFDNKLNTPGLHKVRSKVEYKPRTTILPPDLFDQFSNMSFWTEPSQSNANIIINQFKETNLLKFLSHIPHHPNS